One region of Zingiber officinale cultivar Zhangliang chromosome 7B, Zo_v1.1, whole genome shotgun sequence genomic DNA includes:
- the LOC122006564 gene encoding putative phospholipid-transporting ATPase 9 isoform X2, whose translation MEELWRLLVGRTLVSCGCCRQDIEVNNRKVKVHQGEGKFSDTEWKNLRVGDIVKVEKDEFFPADLILLSSSYEDAICYVETMNLDGETNLKLKQSLEVTAGLQTDTDFSGFKAIIKCEDPNANLYTFVGTMENEDQEYSLAPQQLLLRDSKLRNTDYIYGAVVFTGHDTKVMQNATSPPSKRSKVERKLDRIIYLLLSFLVLISFIGSVFFGISTKKDSRRDNRWYLEPDDSDIYFDPDRAASAAVLHFLTAMMLYGYFIPISLYVSIEIVKILQSIFINQDIQMYHEESDKPAHARTSNLNEELGQVDTILSDKTGTLTCNSMEFIKCSIAGTAYGHGVTEVEKAMARRKGALLVDQPDTEQIIEGNHVVAKPSVKGFNFSDERIMNGNWINEPRSDVIHKFLRLLAICHTVIPEVDEVTRKISYEAESPDEASFVVAARELGFEFYQRTQSSISLHELDPLSWKLIDRSYTLLNILEFSSSRKRMSVIVRDEEGKLLLFSKGADSVMFERLAKDGREFEQSTREQINEYADAGLRTLVLAYRELDEEEYMEFNKKFTVAKNSVSADREEKIEEAADMIERNLILLGATAVEDKLQNGVPECIDKLAQAGIKIWVLTGDKMETAINIGFACSLLRQGMIQIIITLESPEILQLEKDGDKETILKASKESVIRQIHEGKKLLGSSSTDSFALIIDGKSLGYALEDDVKNMFLELAMGCASVICCRSSPKQKALVTRLVKAGTRKVTLAIGDGANDVGMLQEADIGIGISGAEGMQAVMSSDVAIAQFRFLERLLLVHGHWCYRRISSMICYFFYKNITFGVTLFLYEAYASFSGKTAYNDWFLALYNVIFTSLPVIALGVFDQDVSARFCLKFPMLYQEGVQNVLFSWSRILGWMFLGLCNANIIFFFCISAMQHQAFRRGGQVVGLEILGAVMYTCVVWVVNCQMALYITYFTLIQHIFIWGSIAVWYLFLVVYGAIPPSISTTAYLVFIEGLAPAPSYWIATLFVVTAAVIPYFTYSAIQMRFFPMYHNMIQWIRYEGKAEDPDYCHMIRQRSVRPTTVGVSARLDVKLSVASAQTLLPSRSAALARGQNEHAK comes from the exons ATGGAAGAGCTGTGGCGGCTTCTTGTTGGGCGCACGCTGGTTAGCTGTGGCTGCTGTCGCCAG GACATTGAGGTGAACAATAGAAAGGTCAAAGTGCATCAAGGAGAAGGCAAGTTCAGTGACACAGAGTGGAAGAATCTTAGAGTTGGTGATATTGTCAAGGTAGAAAAGGATGAATTCTTTCCCGCGGACCTTATTTTGCTTTCATCCAGTTACGAAGATGCCATATGTTATGTTGAAACTATGAACCTTGATGGAGAAACAAACTTGAAATTAAAACAGTCATTGGAGGTGACTGCAGGTTTGCAAACAGATACCGATTTTAGTGGCTTCAAAGCAATAATTAAATGTGAAGATCCAAATGCAAACCTCTACACTTTTGTTGGAACCATGGAGAATGAGGACCAAGAGTATTCTCTTGCACCTCAGCAGCTTCTTCTTAGAGATTCAAAGTTGCGTAACACCGACTACATTTATGGTGCTGTTGTTTTCACAGGTCATGACACAAAGGTCATGCAGAATGCCACAAGCCCCCCATCCAAAAGAAGCAAAGTTGAAAGAAAATTAGACAGGATTATTTACCTGTTATTGTCATTCCTAGTCCTCATCTCATTTATCGGTTCGGTATTCTTTGGCATATCAACTAAGAAAGATTCGCGTCGAGACAATAGATGGTACCTCGAACCGGATGATTCTGACATTTACTTTGATCCAGATAGAGCAGCTAGTGCAGCAGTGCTGCACTTTTTAACAGCTATGATGTTGTATGGTTATTTCATTCCTATTTCGTTATATGTTTCCATAGAGATAGTCAAGATCTTGCAAAGCATTTTTATCAATCAAGACATCCAGATGTACCACGAAGAATCAGACAAGCCTGCTCATGCTCGTACATCGAACTTGAACGAGGAGCTTGGTCAAGTAGACACAATCTTATCAGATAAGACTGGGACTCTAACTTGTAACTCAATGGAGTTTATTAAGTGCTCAATAGCTGGAACTGCTTATGGACATGGTGTGACTGAAGTTGAGAAAGCAATGGCTAGAAGGAAAGGAGCACTGCTGGTCGATCAGCCAGACACAGAGCAAATAATTGAAGGAAATCATGTGGTTGCAAAACCTTCTGTAAAAGGTTTTAATTTCTCTGATGAGCGTATCATGAATGGCAACTGGATTAATGAGCCTCGCTCTGATGTCATTCATAAATTCCTTCGATTATTGGCGATCTGCCATACTGTCATACCTGAAGTTGATGAGGTGACAAGAAAGATATCATACGAAGCTGAATCACCAGACGAGGCTTCTTTTGTTGTTGCTGCCAGGGAACTAGGCTTTGAGTTTTATCAGAGGACACAATCAAGTATCTCTCTGCATGAGCTTGATCCATTGTCATGGAAACTTATCGACAG GTCATATACTCTACTGAATATCTTGGAGTTTAGTAGCTCACGGAAGCGTATGTCAGTTATAGTTCGAGATGAAGAAGGGAAGCTGCTGCTATTTAGTAAAGGTGCTGACAG TGTGATGTTTGAGAGGCTTGCTAAAGATGGGAGAGAATTCGAGCAAAGTACTAGAGAGCAAATCAATGAGTACGCTGATGCTGGTTTGAGGACCTTGGTTCTTGCATACCGTGAGCTCGATGAAGAAGAATACATGGAATTCAACAAGAAATTCACAGTGGCTAAGAATTCAGTCAGTGCTGATAGAGAAGAAAAGATTGAGGAAGCTGCAGATATGATCGAAAGGAACTTGATTCTTCTTGGTGCCACAGCTGTTGAAGACAAACTGCAAAATGGA GTTCCTGAATGCATCGACAAGCTAGCCCAAGCTGGAATCAAAATATGGGTACTGACAGGTGACAAAATGGAAACAGCCATCAATATCGG CTTCGCATGTAGTCTTTTACGGCAAGGAATGATACAGATAATAATTACTTTGGAATCACCAGAAATACTTCAATTGGAGAAAGATGGGGACAAGGAAACCATTCTTAAG GCTTCGAAGGAAAGTGTCATCCGTCAGATACATGAAGGGAAGAAACTCCTTGGTTCATCAAGCACAGATTCATTTGCCTTGATAATCGATGGGAAGTCACTTGGATATGCTTTGGAAGATGATGTCAAGAACATGTTCTTGGAGCTGGCAATGGGATGTGCATCTGTTATATGCTGCCGGTCTTCTCCCAAGCAGAAGGCACTT GTCACGCGCCTTGTAAAAGCCGGTACTCGTAAGGTGACATTAGCAATCGGTGATGGTGCCAATGATGTCGGCATGCTTCAGGAAGCTGATATAGGGATTGGAATCAGTGGTGCTGAAGGAATGCAG GCTGTCATGTCCAGTGATGTTGCTATTGCTCAGTTTCGCTTTCTAGAACGTTTACTACTGGTGCATGGGCACTGGTGTTACCGGAGGATTTCATCAATG ATATGTTACTTCTTCTACAAGAACATAACTTTTGGTGTCACGCTCTTCTTGTATGAGGCATACGCATCTTTTTCTGGAAAAACCGCTTATAACGATTGGTTCTTGGCATTGTATAATGTCATCTTCACCTCTCTTCCAGTGATTGCTCTCGGGGTCTTTGACCAAGACGTTTCAGCTAGATTTTGTTTAAAG TTCCCCATGCTTTACCAAGAAGGTGTACAAAATGTTCTCTTCAGCTGGTCTCGGATCCTTGGCTGGATGTTCCTTGGCCTTTGCAATGCcaacatcatcttcttcttctgtaTAAGTGCTATGCAGCATCAGGCCTTCCGTCGAGGTGGTCAGGTAGTCGGCCTTGAGATACTTGGCGCCGTCATGTACACGTGTGTAGTTTGGGTTGTCAACTGCCAAATGGCTTTGTACATCACCTACTTCACCTTGATACAACACATCTTCATCTGGGGAAGCATTGCCGTATGGTACCTCTTTCTAGTTGTTTATGGAGCcatacctccctccatatcgaCCACCGCATACTTGGTGTTCATTGAGGGATTGGCACCAGCCCCCTCCTACTGGATTGCCACACTTTTTGTCGTCACCGCGGCCGTCATCCCGTACTTTACTTATTCAGCAATCCAGATGCGATTCTTCCCAATGTACCATAACATGATTCAGTGGATAAGGTATGAGGGAAAGGCAGAAGATCCTGACTACTGTCACATGATCCGACAGAGATCAGTGAGACCAACAACTGTCGGGGTCTCTGCTCGACTTGATGTGAAG CTATCTGTTGCTTCTGCACAAACTTTACTTCCAAGCCGATCGGCAGCACTTGCTCGCGGACAAAACGAGCATGCCAAGTGA
- the LOC122006564 gene encoding putative phospholipid-transporting ATPase 9 isoform X1: MEGRSRRRLLRLSKLYSFVTCGRARPEEGQGQIGGPGFSRVVFANDPDCFEATNLDYVSNYVSTTKYTLATFLPKSLFEQFRRVANMYFLVAGCLAFTPLAPYTAVSAILPLIVVIGATMLKEAIEDWRRYQQDIEVNNRKVKVHQGEGKFSDTEWKNLRVGDIVKVEKDEFFPADLILLSSSYEDAICYVETMNLDGETNLKLKQSLEVTAGLQTDTDFSGFKAIIKCEDPNANLYTFVGTMENEDQEYSLAPQQLLLRDSKLRNTDYIYGAVVFTGHDTKVMQNATSPPSKRSKVERKLDRIIYLLLSFLVLISFIGSVFFGISTKKDSRRDNRWYLEPDDSDIYFDPDRAASAAVLHFLTAMMLYGYFIPISLYVSIEIVKILQSIFINQDIQMYHEESDKPAHARTSNLNEELGQVDTILSDKTGTLTCNSMEFIKCSIAGTAYGHGVTEVEKAMARRKGALLVDQPDTEQIIEGNHVVAKPSVKGFNFSDERIMNGNWINEPRSDVIHKFLRLLAICHTVIPEVDEVTRKISYEAESPDEASFVVAARELGFEFYQRTQSSISLHELDPLSWKLIDRSYTLLNILEFSSSRKRMSVIVRDEEGKLLLFSKGADSVMFERLAKDGREFEQSTREQINEYADAGLRTLVLAYRELDEEEYMEFNKKFTVAKNSVSADREEKIEEAADMIERNLILLGATAVEDKLQNGVPECIDKLAQAGIKIWVLTGDKMETAINIGFACSLLRQGMIQIIITLESPEILQLEKDGDKETILKASKESVIRQIHEGKKLLGSSSTDSFALIIDGKSLGYALEDDVKNMFLELAMGCASVICCRSSPKQKALVTRLVKAGTRKVTLAIGDGANDVGMLQEADIGIGISGAEGMQAVMSSDVAIAQFRFLERLLLVHGHWCYRRISSMICYFFYKNITFGVTLFLYEAYASFSGKTAYNDWFLALYNVIFTSLPVIALGVFDQDVSARFCLKFPMLYQEGVQNVLFSWSRILGWMFLGLCNANIIFFFCISAMQHQAFRRGGQVVGLEILGAVMYTCVVWVVNCQMALYITYFTLIQHIFIWGSIAVWYLFLVVYGAIPPSISTTAYLVFIEGLAPAPSYWIATLFVVTAAVIPYFTYSAIQMRFFPMYHNMIQWIRYEGKAEDPDYCHMIRQRSVRPTTVGVSARLDVKLSVASAQTLLPSRSAALARGQNEHAK, encoded by the exons ATGGAAGGAAGGAGTAGAAGAAGGCTTCTTCGCCTCAGTAAACTGTACAGCTTCGTTACTTGCGGCAGGGCCAGGCCGGAGGAAGGCCAGGGCCAGATTGGAGGCCCCGGCTTCTCGCGCGTGGTCTTCGCCAATGATCCAGATTGCTTCGAGGCCACGAACCTGGACTATGTGTCAAACTATGTCTCCACCACCAAGTACACCTTGGCCACCTTCCTGCCCAAGTCCTTGTTCGAGCAGTTCAGAAGAGTTGCGAACATGTACTTTCTGGTTGCAGGTTGCCTTGCCTTCACTCCCTTGGCTCCGTACACTGCAGTCAGTGCGATTCTCCCTCTAATTGTGGTGATTGGGGCGACGATGCTGAAGGAGGCCATCGAGGACTGGCGGAGATATCAACAG GACATTGAGGTGAACAATAGAAAGGTCAAAGTGCATCAAGGAGAAGGCAAGTTCAGTGACACAGAGTGGAAGAATCTTAGAGTTGGTGATATTGTCAAGGTAGAAAAGGATGAATTCTTTCCCGCGGACCTTATTTTGCTTTCATCCAGTTACGAAGATGCCATATGTTATGTTGAAACTATGAACCTTGATGGAGAAACAAACTTGAAATTAAAACAGTCATTGGAGGTGACTGCAGGTTTGCAAACAGATACCGATTTTAGTGGCTTCAAAGCAATAATTAAATGTGAAGATCCAAATGCAAACCTCTACACTTTTGTTGGAACCATGGAGAATGAGGACCAAGAGTATTCTCTTGCACCTCAGCAGCTTCTTCTTAGAGATTCAAAGTTGCGTAACACCGACTACATTTATGGTGCTGTTGTTTTCACAGGTCATGACACAAAGGTCATGCAGAATGCCACAAGCCCCCCATCCAAAAGAAGCAAAGTTGAAAGAAAATTAGACAGGATTATTTACCTGTTATTGTCATTCCTAGTCCTCATCTCATTTATCGGTTCGGTATTCTTTGGCATATCAACTAAGAAAGATTCGCGTCGAGACAATAGATGGTACCTCGAACCGGATGATTCTGACATTTACTTTGATCCAGATAGAGCAGCTAGTGCAGCAGTGCTGCACTTTTTAACAGCTATGATGTTGTATGGTTATTTCATTCCTATTTCGTTATATGTTTCCATAGAGATAGTCAAGATCTTGCAAAGCATTTTTATCAATCAAGACATCCAGATGTACCACGAAGAATCAGACAAGCCTGCTCATGCTCGTACATCGAACTTGAACGAGGAGCTTGGTCAAGTAGACACAATCTTATCAGATAAGACTGGGACTCTAACTTGTAACTCAATGGAGTTTATTAAGTGCTCAATAGCTGGAACTGCTTATGGACATGGTGTGACTGAAGTTGAGAAAGCAATGGCTAGAAGGAAAGGAGCACTGCTGGTCGATCAGCCAGACACAGAGCAAATAATTGAAGGAAATCATGTGGTTGCAAAACCTTCTGTAAAAGGTTTTAATTTCTCTGATGAGCGTATCATGAATGGCAACTGGATTAATGAGCCTCGCTCTGATGTCATTCATAAATTCCTTCGATTATTGGCGATCTGCCATACTGTCATACCTGAAGTTGATGAGGTGACAAGAAAGATATCATACGAAGCTGAATCACCAGACGAGGCTTCTTTTGTTGTTGCTGCCAGGGAACTAGGCTTTGAGTTTTATCAGAGGACACAATCAAGTATCTCTCTGCATGAGCTTGATCCATTGTCATGGAAACTTATCGACAG GTCATATACTCTACTGAATATCTTGGAGTTTAGTAGCTCACGGAAGCGTATGTCAGTTATAGTTCGAGATGAAGAAGGGAAGCTGCTGCTATTTAGTAAAGGTGCTGACAG TGTGATGTTTGAGAGGCTTGCTAAAGATGGGAGAGAATTCGAGCAAAGTACTAGAGAGCAAATCAATGAGTACGCTGATGCTGGTTTGAGGACCTTGGTTCTTGCATACCGTGAGCTCGATGAAGAAGAATACATGGAATTCAACAAGAAATTCACAGTGGCTAAGAATTCAGTCAGTGCTGATAGAGAAGAAAAGATTGAGGAAGCTGCAGATATGATCGAAAGGAACTTGATTCTTCTTGGTGCCACAGCTGTTGAAGACAAACTGCAAAATGGA GTTCCTGAATGCATCGACAAGCTAGCCCAAGCTGGAATCAAAATATGGGTACTGACAGGTGACAAAATGGAAACAGCCATCAATATCGG CTTCGCATGTAGTCTTTTACGGCAAGGAATGATACAGATAATAATTACTTTGGAATCACCAGAAATACTTCAATTGGAGAAAGATGGGGACAAGGAAACCATTCTTAAG GCTTCGAAGGAAAGTGTCATCCGTCAGATACATGAAGGGAAGAAACTCCTTGGTTCATCAAGCACAGATTCATTTGCCTTGATAATCGATGGGAAGTCACTTGGATATGCTTTGGAAGATGATGTCAAGAACATGTTCTTGGAGCTGGCAATGGGATGTGCATCTGTTATATGCTGCCGGTCTTCTCCCAAGCAGAAGGCACTT GTCACGCGCCTTGTAAAAGCCGGTACTCGTAAGGTGACATTAGCAATCGGTGATGGTGCCAATGATGTCGGCATGCTTCAGGAAGCTGATATAGGGATTGGAATCAGTGGTGCTGAAGGAATGCAG GCTGTCATGTCCAGTGATGTTGCTATTGCTCAGTTTCGCTTTCTAGAACGTTTACTACTGGTGCATGGGCACTGGTGTTACCGGAGGATTTCATCAATG ATATGTTACTTCTTCTACAAGAACATAACTTTTGGTGTCACGCTCTTCTTGTATGAGGCATACGCATCTTTTTCTGGAAAAACCGCTTATAACGATTGGTTCTTGGCATTGTATAATGTCATCTTCACCTCTCTTCCAGTGATTGCTCTCGGGGTCTTTGACCAAGACGTTTCAGCTAGATTTTGTTTAAAG TTCCCCATGCTTTACCAAGAAGGTGTACAAAATGTTCTCTTCAGCTGGTCTCGGATCCTTGGCTGGATGTTCCTTGGCCTTTGCAATGCcaacatcatcttcttcttctgtaTAAGTGCTATGCAGCATCAGGCCTTCCGTCGAGGTGGTCAGGTAGTCGGCCTTGAGATACTTGGCGCCGTCATGTACACGTGTGTAGTTTGGGTTGTCAACTGCCAAATGGCTTTGTACATCACCTACTTCACCTTGATACAACACATCTTCATCTGGGGAAGCATTGCCGTATGGTACCTCTTTCTAGTTGTTTATGGAGCcatacctccctccatatcgaCCACCGCATACTTGGTGTTCATTGAGGGATTGGCACCAGCCCCCTCCTACTGGATTGCCACACTTTTTGTCGTCACCGCGGCCGTCATCCCGTACTTTACTTATTCAGCAATCCAGATGCGATTCTTCCCAATGTACCATAACATGATTCAGTGGATAAGGTATGAGGGAAAGGCAGAAGATCCTGACTACTGTCACATGATCCGACAGAGATCAGTGAGACCAACAACTGTCGGGGTCTCTGCTCGACTTGATGTGAAG CTATCTGTTGCTTCTGCACAAACTTTACTTCCAAGCCGATCGGCAGCACTTGCTCGCGGACAAAACGAGCATGCCAAGTGA